CACCCCCACCCTTCCCCGCCTCCATCACCGCCCGCACCTCCTCGCGCACCTGCTGTGGTGTGCCTCGCGGCAGTGTCTCCTGGATGTCGATCCCGCCCTGGAAACACAAGTCCGTCCCGAACTCCCGCTTCAACACGCGAAGCTCCATCCCCCGGGCCCGCGGCTGCAAGGACTGCAGTACATCCAGCCCGCACTCGATGAACTCGGGGATCAGCTCCACCACCGACCCGCAGGTGTGGTGCATCACCTTGATGCCATACCCGTGCGCGAGTTCGATGTACCGGCGGAAGCCCTCCCTGAAGAACCGACGCCAAGTGTCCAGGCTCATCATCGGGCCGGTCTGGGTGCCAAAGTCATCGCCCATCATGAAGATGTCAATGGCGTCCCCGGCGGCGACGAAGACGCACTCATTGTACTGTAGGAAGTAGGCCACGATGTGGGCAATGATGGCCTCGGCCACGTCGGGGTTGAGCGCCAGGTCCAAGTACGTCTGCTCCATGCCGCGCAGGTACATCATCGGCTTGAGCTGCGCCGTGCGGTCCAGGCGGTCGCCGGCATTGACGACGGCATACCCCGCTTGCGCCCGGCACTGCTTCCGAAGCTGCGCGTAGTCCCACCAGTCGGCGCTGGGCCAGCGCGCATAGGCCTCAATGTCGGCTGCCGTCTGCGCCGCCTGCAGGGGCGACTGCACCACGTGTTGGTAGGTCCAGGTGTAGCTGCCGCCGGTCACGGTGCGCGGTCGGCGACGCACCCCCCACAGGTCCTCGACGCTGCCGTCGGGATGGGTGCGCAGGCTCTGGCCCACGTACGAAGGCCCCTCCACATAGCGCAGGTCTATCCCCAGCTGCCGCAGCAAGCTCTCCCGGTCCGGCAGGCCGAAGTGCTCCCGGAGCCTTTGCGTGACCTCCGGTGTGGCCCAGTAGTCACGCGGGAGGCGGTCCGGCGGCTGGTGGAACAGGGCGGTCAGGACGCGAGCGCGGGAATCCATGGCTTCCGTCGTTCACCTGCGGTGGGGGTCGCTCTACGCGCGGGAGCTAGTGCGTGCCCCCGGTGGCCTGGGTCAGGGGTAGCCGCACGGTGAACACGCTGCGCACACCGAGTTGGCTCTCGACGCGGATGTCGCCATGATAGCTGCTTATGATGCGGCGCACAATGGCCAGGCCCAGCCCCGTGCCGACCACCATGCGCGTGGCGTCCGTCTTCTCACGGTAGAACTCGTCGAAAATGCGCCGCAGACCTTCCTCGGAGATGCCCACCCCCGTGTCGGACACCTCAATGACCGCATACGGCGGCTCCGCCAGCACCCGCACCGCCACCTTGCCCTGCGGCCGGTTATACTTGATGGCGTTGCTGATCAGGTTGCTGAAGATGGCGCTCATCTCCTGGGCATCGGCCTCGATCGGCGGCATGGGCTCCTGCACCTCGACCGAGATCGTCACGCCGTGCTCGCGGGCCGCTTCCTCCATGAGCGCGCCGACCTCACGGGCGATGGCGCCCAGGTCCAGCGCCCGAATCTCCCGGACGGTCGTGCCGGCGTCCGAGCGCGAGATGACCAGCAGATCGTTCACCAGCTCCAGCAGCGCCCGCAGGCGCGCGTGCGACCGGTCGAGCAGCTCGAACTGCTTCTGGACGTCCTTGACGTAGCCCTGGAGGATGGCCTGGACCTGTGAGTCCACGGCGGCCAGCGGCGCGCGTAGCTCGTGGGCCACCATGTTGATGAACTGGGCCTTGACCAGCTCGACCTTCTTGAGCTCGCTGACATCGTGCAGCACAGTGACGACGCCCAGGCAGCGCTCCTCGGCGTCGGTCACCGGCGCCGCCGAGGCCTCCACCACCTCGTGCGCCTCCGGCCCCACTGAGATCTCGCGGCTCCGCAACTCCACCTCGGGCTGGCCGCTGGCCTCCTCGATCAGCGCCACCAGGTCGGGCGGGTAGCCGCAATCGGCCAGGGGCGTCGGGCCGCCCTCCGGCGCGCGGCAGCCGGTGAAGGCGGCCGCCGCGGCATTGTGCAGTACGACTTGCCCCTCGCGGTTGGTGACGATGACCCCGTCCCGCATGGCCTCGACGATGGAGCGCAGGCGACCCTTCTCGGTCGCCAGTTCGAGCAGCCGCCGGTCCCGCTCCTCGTACAGGCGGTTGCGCTCCCGCACGAGCCGGGCGCGTTCGAGGGCCCGGCGCGTCATCGTGATCAGTTCATCGGGAGTGAAGGGCTTGGCGACGAAGTCGTAGGCGCCGCGCTTGGTGGCCTCGACGGCCATGTCGAGGGTGGCGAAAGCCGTGATGACGACGAAGACGCTCTCGACCGGCAACTCGTGGGCGGCGGACAGGAACTCCAGACCGTCCATGCCGGGCATCTTCACATCCACGTAGACGAGGTCATAATCGGTCTGCTTGAGCAGGTCCAGGCCGGCGAAGGCATCCTCGGCGATGTCCACCGCGACCTGGTCATCCTGCAGCACGCGGCGGCAACCCTCGCGCACGCCCTTCTCATCATCAATGACGAGGATACGTGTGGAGGTGCTGGGGTCGGCGCTGGTGATCTGCAATGGGTGCTCCTGCCCGGCAGTACGCCCGACACTCTTGTCGGGCGCCGGATCGGGGTCGGGCGCGTCCGGGCGAGCCTCAGCTCGCCGCGGGCTCCCCGATCGTTTCAGGCTGATCGCCCTCGATGGGCGTGTGCACCGGCAGCGTCACCGTCACCACCGCGCCCCCTCCGGGACGGTTGGCGATGGTGATGTCACCATGGTGCAGCTTGACGATCCCCCGGGCGATGGCGAGCCCCAGGCCTGTGCCCTGCCCCGGTGGCTTGGTGGTGAAGAACGGGTCGAAGACGTGGGGGATCACGTCCTCGTCCAGGCCGGGGCCGGTGTCGGCGAAGCTCACCGCCAGCATGTCCTCGCCGCGCCGGGCCGTGGCGACCGTCAGCGTCCCCGCCCGGTCCATCGCCTCGCAAGCGTTGTCCACGACGTTCTGGAACACCTGCGTCAACTGGTCCACATCGGCGAGCATGTCGGGCAGGTCCGCGGCGAACTCGCGAACGACTTCAACCTCGCCCATCTTCGGGGCCCCCGTGGTCAGGACCGAGTCCAGGAGCTGGTTGAGGTCGAAGCTGGTGAGCTTGAGGCGGTTCTGACGGGCGAAACTGAGCAGGGCGACCATGATGCTGCGGCAGCGGGCCGCCTCGTCGGCGATGACCTGCAGGTCCTCGCGGCGCGGATCGGTCGGGTCCAGTTGCCGCAAGATGAGATGGCTATAGAGCAGCACCGTGGACAGCGGGTTGTTGACTTGGTGGGCCACCCCGGCCGCGAGCTGCCCGATGGCGGCCAGCTTCTCCGCCTGCACCAGGCGCTCCTGCGTGCTGGCCAGAGCCGCATGGGAGCGCGTCAGCTCTTCCAGCGACTTCTGCGTCTCGTCAATCAGGTACGGCAGGCACATCTGGGCCTCGGCGAGTCCCTGGCAGACGGCGATCGCTTTCTCGCGGCAGGTGGAGTACCCGCAGGCCATGCAGTTCAGCTCGTCGGCCTCGCTGAACTTGTTGATGCTGGCCAGGGCCTCCTTGATCTCCTCCTCCGACGGCATGGGCGCGACGATCGGTGGCGCGGTGTACTCACGCGTGAGGTCCACGTCGTCATACTGCGCCAGGAAGGCCTCCGCCTCCTCGGGGCTGAGCGCCTCGCCGCGCGTGACGTAGTCGCTGACTAGCTCCTTGCGGGCGAACTCCCCCGCCTGGCCGCCCATCACCGGGCCGTTGATGCACCCCTCGCACATCAGCACATCCACGATGCCGGCATGGATCTCGCCCTTCTGGAGGTCCTCGATCAGCCGCTGCACCCGCAACATGCCGTCGGTGACCAGGATGCGGTTGTCGAGGACATCCTGCTGCACGGCGGCGGTGCGGAGCAACCCACCGGACACGGGGAACACGCGGCCGAGCATGGCCCGCGGGGGGTCGAAATCGCTGTCGGGCTCGGCGGTCAGGTCTACCTCCGCCTCCTCCAGCATCGCGCGCAGCTCGTCGAACGTCAGGGCGACCTCAATCGCGCCGGCGACATCCGGGTCGCGGATCTCGCTCTTCTTGGCCGTGCAGGGGCCGATGAACACGATCCGCGCCTCCGGCCAGTGCTTCTGCTTGAGGGCACGGCCCAGCGCGACCATGGGTGACACCAGCGGCGCCAGGTCGGGCACCAGCGCCGGCGCGAACTTCTCCACATACGCGACCAGCGCCGGACAGGGGCTGGTGAGCATCGGCGTACCGTTCTGGGTCGCCATGAGCTTCCGGTAACGGCGGGCCACGAGGTCGGCCCCGAAGGCCACCTCGACGACCCGCGTGAAGCCCAGACGGCGCAGCGCGCTGACCACCTGGCCCGGGCGTGCGGGGCTGAAGGCCGCCGGGAAGGACGGCGCCAGCGCGGCCACCACCTCGCCACCCTCCGCCAGCACCGCGCGGGTGTCCTCGATGCCGCTCTCGATCTGCTTGGCCTGCTGGGCGCACACGCGGAAGCAGTTGCCGCAGGCGAGGCAGCGCTCCTCCACGACCGTGGCCTGCCCCTCCACGACCTTGATGGCCTTGGCCGGACAGTGCCGCACGCAGTGGTAGCAACGCTTGCAGCGGTCGCCGATGGTCTGGATGATGCTGGCCATGTCATTCACCCAAGACGACAGAACTATACTACGGGGCGGACGTTCCCTCAACGGCGTCGGCCTCGGCCCCTGCTGCCGCGGGCGCCACCGGGAGCGCCACGGTGAAGGTCGTCCCCTGGCCGACCTCGCTGGCCACTGCTATCTCCCCACCGTGTGCTGTGACGACGGCCTTGACGATGGCCAGCCCGAGGCCCGACCCGTGCACCTGCAGAGCGCGGGCGGCCTCGGTGCGGAAGAACTCGTCAAACACCCGCGGCAGGTCGGCCGCGGCGATGCCGATGCCGGTGTCGGCGATGCGCACCAGCACACGGCGGCGGTCGTCATCGGGGACGGCACTGAGTGTGACGCGGCCGCCGGCCGGCGTGTACTTGATCGCATTGCCCAGCAGGTTCTCCAGCGCGGTCCGCAGCCCCTCAGGCTGTCCGTGCAGAGGCGGCAGGCCCGGCTCTACCTGCACGTCCAGCGCCACACCGCGCTGTTCGGCTGAGTCGGTCAGCGCGTCCACGGCCTGGCCTACCAGATGGCTGAGCGCCACCGGCGCAAAGGGCTCCTGCAGCGGTGCCTGACGCATGCGGCTGAGGGTCAGGAGGTCGCCCACGGTGTCCAGCAGTGTCTCGGTTCGCGCCTCTGCCCGCGCGGTCAGTTCGCGCACCTTGTCGGGGACGTCGCCGGCCCGGCCATCCCGGATCGCGCGCAGCGTCATGTTGATGCTGGCGAGCGGGGCGCGTAGCTCGTGCGACACCTTCCGCATGTACTGCAGTTGCATCTCCTGGGTGCGCTGCAGGTCGTCGCGGGCCAGGTCGCACGACGCGGCGTGATGCTCCACCTCGTCCAGCGCCTCGGCCAGTTCCCGTTCGCGCTGCCGCAGCTTCTGGCTGACGGTGACGGTAAGGAACACCGCGATGAAGAGCGCGGAGGTCATGACCCCGACGTGGGCTGCCGTATCGAGACCCCCCAGCAGCCCTCTCCCGGCGAAGATCGGCACATGCGGCAGCAGTCGGTAGTGCTCGCCGAACACCACTGCCGCGTACAGCGTGGAGGCCAGGGCGGCCTGCGCGTAGGCATGGTCCGGGGGGAGCAGAATGCTGGCGATGATCATGTGGAAGACGAGGTAGAGGGCGAAGGGGTTGTCCAGGCCGCCGGCGAGGTGGATGAGCACCGCCACGGCGATGAGGTCCAGGGAGATCTGCGCGTTGGCCAGGCACCGGGCGGCCCGGCCGTTGCCCACCCCCGACCGACGCAGATGGCGCGCGACAGCCGCCAGCACGGCGTTGTACGCCGCCACAGCCACGCCGAGCAGCACCAGCTTGACCAGCGGCACGGGGTAGCCCAGAGGGCCGGAAGCCACAGCGGCGGCCAGCACGATGCCGACCGCCGCCAGCCATCGAAGTCGTATCAACCAGCGGTTGTTGCTCGCCAACTCCTGCTCGGGAGACATCGAGGTGTTGACGGGATCTCACTCCTGGTCGAGACTACTTGCGCCACATCTGCAACACCTGCTCGATCCGCTTGAGCAGCATCTCCGGCTCGGCCGGCTTGTCAATGAAGCCCTGGACCGGCAGGAATTCCCCCGACCGGTAGGTGCCGTCGCTCTGCTCCGGGTAGAAGCGCAGCTTGGTGGTCCCGTGGATCGCTGACAGCACGATGATCGGCGTGTCCG
Above is a window of bacterium DNA encoding:
- a CDS encoding response regulator — protein: MQITSADPSTSTRILVIDDEKGVREGCRRVLQDDQVAVDIAEDAFAGLDLLKQTDYDLVYVDVKMPGMDGLEFLSAAHELPVESVFVVITAFATLDMAVEATKRGAYDFVAKPFTPDELITMTRRALERARLVRERNRLYEERDRRLLELATEKGRLRSIVEAMRDGVIVTNREGQVVLHNAAAAAFTGCRAPEGGPTPLADCGYPPDLVALIEEASGQPEVELRSREISVGPEAHEVVEASAAPVTDAEERCLGVVTVLHDVSELKKVELVKAQFINMVAHELRAPLAAVDSQVQAILQGYVKDVQKQFELLDRSHARLRALLELVNDLLVISRSDAGTTVREIRALDLGAIAREVGALMEEAAREHGVTISVEVQEPMPPIEADAQEMSAIFSNLISNAIKYNRPQGKVAVRVLAEPPYAVIEVSDTGVGISEEGLRRIFDEFYREKTDATRMVVGTGLGLAIVRRIISSYHGDIRVESQLGVRSVFTVRLPLTQATGGTH
- a CDS encoding histidine kinase — translated: MASIIQTIGDRCKRCYHCVRHCPAKAIKVVEGQATVVEERCLACGNCFRVCAQQAKQIESGIEDTRAVLAEGGEVVAALAPSFPAAFSPARPGQVVSALRRLGFTRVVEVAFGADLVARRYRKLMATQNGTPMLTSPCPALVAYVEKFAPALVPDLAPLVSPMVALGRALKQKHWPEARIVFIGPCTAKKSEIRDPDVAGAIEVALTFDELRAMLEEAEVDLTAEPDSDFDPPRAMLGRVFPVSGGLLRTAAVQQDVLDNRILVTDGMLRVQRLIEDLQKGEIHAGIVDVLMCEGCINGPVMGGQAGEFARKELVSDYVTRGEALSPEEAEAFLAQYDDVDLTREYTAPPIVAPMPSEEEIKEALASINKFSEADELNCMACGYSTCREKAIAVCQGLAEAQMCLPYLIDETQKSLEELTRSHAALASTQERLVQAEKLAAIGQLAAGVAHQVNNPLSTVLLYSHLILRQLDPTDPRREDLQVIADEAARCRSIMVALLSFARQNRLKLTSFDLNQLLDSVLTTGAPKMGEVEVVREFAADLPDMLADVDQLTQVFQNVVDNACEAMDRAGTLTVATARRGEDMLAVSFADTGPGLDEDVIPHVFDPFFTTKPPGQGTGLGLAIARGIVKLHHGDITIANRPGGGAVVTVTLPVHTPIEGDQPETIGEPAAS
- a CDS encoding HAMP domain-containing histidine kinase; protein product: MIRLRWLAAVGIVLAAAVASGPLGYPVPLVKLVLLGVAVAAYNAVLAAVARHLRRSGVGNGRAARCLANAQISLDLIAVAVLIHLAGGLDNPFALYLVFHMIIASILLPPDHAYAQAALASTLYAAVVFGEHYRLLPHVPIFAGRGLLGGLDTAAHVGVMTSALFIAVFLTVTVSQKLRQRERELAEALDEVEHHAASCDLARDDLQRTQEMQLQYMRKVSHELRAPLASINMTLRAIRDGRAGDVPDKVRELTARAEARTETLLDTVGDLLTLSRMRQAPLQEPFAPVALSHLVGQAVDALTDSAEQRGVALDVQVEPGLPPLHGQPEGLRTALENLLGNAIKYTPAGGRVTLSAVPDDDRRRVLVRIADTGIGIAAADLPRVFDEFFRTEAARALQVHGSGLGLAIVKAVVTAHGGEIAVASEVGQGTTFTVALPVAPAAAGAEADAVEGTSAP